One stretch of Paenibacillus sp. FSL R5-0341 DNA includes these proteins:
- a CDS encoding S-layer homology domain-containing protein: MRRNKIIRIIATLMAMVMLISVLPLHIAAAAVSSAGTTSIKNGFIKVTVDNASGRFSIRTEDGQPIRKKDNGVDMIFGGDNPETSFTTFRINGTDLIFGNPYKMAPNWTSEVTPPKVVTGNDGTQSLVTVWTVQGIRISQVITLLLKEDKDQGGNARVQYVVDNTTNAKVEIGSRVLLDTSVGGNDGPAFQIGQNYSVPLTVERKLVHEPEKLGYDKNVDEQAYNLHKLPPYWVMRDKLDLSNPLATNVIAYGFNNLFEGGINIVDEMVVGHWANLAGTKWEYEPDENLDFTQDTNDYGTADTAVAFYWEPDSVQAGGQHSYELVYGLGEIVSPEKVFDVRFLDPTQKLETNEEETGYVNDGVFEVNTEIENLEMFNTNHSQIDVTLTLENGLSFVDENGKELNATSQKLTFRKDVPPEQAAQGIEFIPYKPGEVIAAKWRVKGTGKAWPSTRQYMVTVSSPETEKKLETAAQESEGLPESEIRAIYESSRAGFIFLPPVGELRETLVYAMSPEEAYSKDEKYITLNVSNIAAYNVGNEATSTAANFDMYLVNVKKGDRYKVPVTRSVTSQPLGNGFAGDLKLVYRGGEKVKADGTTLEVLNDAFLPLGEYAVQVDYRDKSIPELAEALSFKTDQTFAITENEENRVRKAGILAVYKTKLDLNAGAGEKATFASVLPWTYGNLTDAQFKTKLDQDRARLTAAKQEMVAASRKLDPALDVAGAIDASASPVYAVQTFENEAAFETFKKGLDDATEQEVVLEVRGKIVQSGTGANAQYTVQSDTEPAILNKSVAYSGKDLTISTGNFPLAKDIRANTDTPFLQTLFVGGDGTLSVANSGFVFHSGEWTVDFYNGFDKSLGTESKLTDEEQAWEEGRNPADPTLNGTLTWANGMLGDALNPYRNLLVSYVYFNKHTLFSTPTFSLNGFGLKLNDFVLRQDGVSFGGAMKMFIVNGEVSNVMFNQSGFVGIDSSLAFELDNRIGLFKPDSEDSVKGGINVTHYKDPNKYGVMNSYGVNFEAKLENLFSISAELAFKRVPDGRIIPDVIAFGSDLPDPGIMINPATKISSIRGAIRELAMTIAGGTERLPLTLEAGIDMELGQKPAVFSGSVDLTLKATGFKVVGKLGFGEGSKVIPMLTEALVQTQWASPMFIRARAQIDVGGWDIIVGSASLFIGENLEKGRVDFEGMVSSKIQIPSSVPVVGGLGFGTRAGVNNDELWAGISLLFLTLGIKYYWGGGISFMTDGSALDNEALAHLSINDPEQGPRLLQIGTGIETLATSWENEEPERYEIRYTAVGDGIDMIEDSSQNLGIGGIRTSNGGKTHVIPMSGVTGDALLELEYFTTTRPTLTLKRDDGSTYDIVYGEATDRNATAFEQIIKAPKEGDLKSDGTTVTKKEELQGTDIRRIYVAIPQEDAKTGSWTLTSSQSVKSKLMNIPVLPELSSTELAVDTQDADQFTATWTVDNASPGDTVDLYLSSDRLQATPTPDESVDPGIMIAKGIEIESADIGADGRASGEMTFDVKQIAYLGGADLRGLLQQGTYYLRTELKTDMAFSVLSSQEGYTLVDPFAPNAVPEVETRSIGNGQFEVAFPAITKTVEEEAEEFTYILTASDEQGHLYDPFGEEGYSESDLKATLKDGKYHVTVGGWNALGTPKLGADGKVQRNADGTIAMEDKEVRHSGLEPGKSYRMGVTVARKPASDEQANLRLSTTTYSGSKLLPAPTGPVLSLDNKQVVNNKYEVVTSSKQVTVNVASNQSNVVVEASTDDGSLGTTNLATIDKLKFNFEVDGVYAVQLKARNTNTGDTSVTMLYVTIDTTAPMIYLDSPLQGERVQGGVALVQGTTMTDAQVTVTDADSDQELAQFKPDENGVFKHEVPIDVNRMKTRLRIKTEDAAGNVNSAVVEVLNGDFKLPRRLKLVMPDELVAGGEQAAVQTYVEYTDGTRELADNDSITYSVVMGEANAAVQDDGLLDGKRVGAALIQADYTWQGTELSTTDIVSVVAPKTGAAPPDYMDTIKASTIGTGKKGETRVSISAAGHKGNMVGSELAYRIFTDQSQVMLPTFEQDISGWNTLPSDKVIKAKPGEWVVIAKRTTSEPKLTTASSAAVKVNERISSSAEPSVPSSGGSKPPASNVPVGPLTVGGVAIDSAVGGKDMKIPLELDAVQKDGLLLVDVMPGVSGPTVVAHPVREALLDAAEQGQRIRLHVAGQLEQLRFELDADLIKQLAAKDISMDLESDWGSYRLDWNAIDLNALEAAFPAQKAEDIKVSLNVGKPDQAYERLAAKLASEGRTIPRGTPVAFNITASDGSKSIEIDKLLKMTTKELYLPVGEDERSVSTVVVLEADGSLRHVPTRFEVREGRMVAIASSMTNSVYLPIRYDASFSDMKSHWASEAVHDLASRLVVNGVSSTRYEPSRSMTRAELAALMVRAFGLKPDTGASSPFADVKAADWYNDVVQTATAYGLMTGYSGNRFGPQDAMTREQVMVMLIRAYEMAGHTAPAVSSAANSLEGYTDTSTLSDWAKDSAAQAVKLGLIQGKSATTLEPKAPVTRAEMATLVRRLLVELDLL; encoded by the coding sequence ATGCGACGGAACAAAATTATTCGGATAATCGCAACGTTGATGGCCATGGTCATGCTGATCAGCGTCTTGCCGCTTCACATCGCGGCAGCGGCCGTTTCCTCAGCGGGAACGACATCCATTAAGAACGGGTTTATCAAGGTAACAGTGGACAATGCAAGTGGGCGCTTCAGCATTCGTACAGAAGACGGCCAGCCAATCCGCAAAAAGGATAACGGCGTGGATATGATCTTTGGTGGAGATAACCCGGAGACATCGTTCACGACATTCCGCATCAACGGAACGGATCTGATCTTTGGTAATCCGTATAAAATGGCACCGAACTGGACCTCGGAGGTTACACCACCAAAGGTCGTTACGGGAAATGACGGTACCCAGAGTCTCGTGACCGTATGGACCGTTCAGGGCATTCGTATTAGCCAAGTGATCACTTTGCTTTTGAAGGAAGACAAGGATCAGGGCGGTAATGCGCGTGTTCAATATGTAGTGGATAATACGACAAATGCCAAGGTAGAGATCGGGTCACGTGTGTTGCTGGACACGTCGGTCGGTGGCAATGATGGCCCGGCCTTCCAGATCGGGCAGAATTATTCCGTTCCCCTTACGGTGGAGCGCAAACTGGTTCACGAACCAGAGAAGCTCGGTTATGACAAAAACGTGGACGAGCAGGCGTACAATCTGCATAAGCTGCCACCTTACTGGGTGATGCGGGACAAGCTTGATCTGAGCAACCCGCTGGCGACGAATGTCATTGCCTATGGATTCAACAACCTGTTTGAGGGTGGTATTAACATTGTTGATGAAATGGTGGTAGGCCATTGGGCCAATCTCGCCGGAACGAAATGGGAATATGAACCGGACGAGAACCTTGATTTTACACAGGATACAAATGACTACGGTACAGCCGATACGGCCGTGGCTTTCTATTGGGAGCCTGATTCGGTTCAAGCTGGCGGCCAACACTCGTATGAACTGGTGTACGGCTTGGGCGAGATTGTATCCCCGGAGAAGGTATTCGATGTTCGTTTCCTAGATCCAACCCAGAAACTGGAGACCAATGAGGAAGAGACGGGTTACGTGAATGACGGCGTGTTCGAAGTGAACACGGAGATTGAGAACCTAGAGATGTTCAACACCAACCATAGCCAAATCGATGTGACTCTCACACTGGAGAACGGTCTGAGCTTTGTGGATGAGAATGGGAAGGAACTCAATGCAACAAGCCAGAAGCTTACCTTCCGCAAGGATGTTCCGCCGGAACAAGCTGCACAGGGCATCGAATTCATTCCATATAAACCGGGCGAGGTCATCGCAGCCAAATGGCGAGTGAAGGGTACAGGTAAAGCCTGGCCTTCAACGCGCCAGTATATGGTGACGGTGAGCAGCCCGGAGACAGAGAAAAAGCTGGAGACGGCTGCTCAAGAAAGCGAAGGGCTTCCGGAATCGGAAATTCGCGCGATCTATGAATCGTCAAGAGCGGGTTTTATTTTCCTGCCACCTGTTGGCGAATTAAGAGAGACATTAGTCTACGCCATGTCACCGGAGGAAGCGTACAGTAAGGACGAGAAGTACATCACGCTGAACGTGTCCAATATCGCTGCCTACAACGTCGGCAATGAAGCAACGTCTACCGCAGCCAACTTTGACATGTATCTGGTGAACGTGAAGAAAGGGGATCGTTACAAAGTGCCGGTGACCCGTTCCGTAACATCTCAGCCGCTAGGAAACGGGTTCGCGGGAGATTTGAAGCTGGTATATCGTGGCGGGGAAAAGGTGAAGGCGGACGGCACAACGCTTGAAGTGCTGAACGATGCGTTCTTGCCGCTTGGAGAATATGCCGTGCAAGTGGACTATCGGGACAAGTCAATTCCCGAGCTGGCCGAAGCGCTGAGCTTCAAGACCGACCAGACTTTTGCCATAACCGAGAACGAAGAGAACCGGGTTCGCAAAGCCGGAATTCTCGCTGTGTATAAAACTAAATTGGACCTAAACGCGGGTGCTGGTGAGAAAGCGACGTTTGCGAGCGTGCTGCCGTGGACGTACGGTAACCTGACGGACGCGCAGTTCAAAACAAAGCTGGATCAGGATCGGGCGAGACTGACTGCTGCCAAGCAGGAAATGGTAGCAGCTTCACGCAAGCTGGACCCTGCTCTCGATGTAGCTGGAGCCATCGATGCATCGGCTTCGCCGGTATATGCGGTCCAAACGTTCGAAAATGAAGCAGCCTTCGAAACGTTTAAAAAAGGACTTGATGATGCTACCGAGCAGGAGGTTGTTCTGGAAGTGCGCGGTAAGATCGTGCAATCCGGTACGGGTGCAAACGCCCAATATACGGTTCAATCGGATACTGAACCTGCGATTCTTAACAAGAGTGTAGCTTACAGCGGGAAAGACCTCACCATTTCAACAGGGAATTTCCCGCTGGCCAAAGATATAAGAGCAAATACGGATACGCCGTTCTTGCAGACTCTCTTTGTGGGTGGCGACGGTACCCTAAGTGTGGCGAATAGCGGTTTCGTATTCCATTCCGGCGAATGGACCGTTGATTTCTACAACGGATTCGATAAGTCACTCGGAACGGAATCGAAGCTTACGGATGAAGAGCAGGCATGGGAGGAAGGACGTAATCCGGCAGACCCTACCCTGAATGGAACTCTGACTTGGGCTAACGGTATGCTGGGCGATGCGCTCAATCCTTACCGAAATCTGCTTGTCTCCTATGTGTACTTTAATAAACATACGTTGTTTTCAACACCTACCTTCTCGCTGAACGGCTTTGGGTTGAAACTCAATGACTTCGTACTGCGGCAGGATGGTGTGTCCTTCGGTGGTGCAATGAAGATGTTTATTGTAAATGGAGAAGTAAGCAATGTGATGTTCAACCAATCGGGATTCGTGGGCATCGATTCCTCACTGGCGTTTGAATTGGATAATAGAATCGGTTTGTTCAAACCGGACTCCGAGGATAGCGTAAAAGGCGGTATCAATGTTACACACTATAAAGACCCGAACAAATACGGCGTCATGAATTCGTACGGCGTTAACTTCGAGGCCAAACTGGAGAACTTGTTCTCCATTAGTGCGGAGCTTGCCTTTAAACGGGTTCCCGACGGACGGATTATTCCGGACGTCATTGCTTTTGGATCGGACCTTCCTGATCCGGGCATCATGATCAATCCGGCTACCAAAATCTCAAGTATTCGCGGCGCCATCCGTGAACTTGCGATGACGATTGCCGGTGGTACCGAGCGCTTGCCGCTGACGCTGGAGGCAGGCATCGACATGGAGCTGGGACAGAAGCCAGCTGTATTCTCAGGCAGTGTAGACCTTACACTGAAAGCTACCGGCTTCAAAGTGGTGGGCAAACTGGGCTTCGGTGAAGGCAGCAAAGTCATCCCGATGCTGACGGAAGCACTTGTCCAGACCCAATGGGCCAGCCCGATGTTTATCCGAGCCAGGGCACAGATTGATGTCGGTGGATGGGATATCATCGTGGGCAGTGCCAGCCTGTTTATCGGCGAGAACCTGGAGAAGGGACGAGTTGATTTTGAAGGCATGGTCAGCTCCAAAATACAGATACCAAGTTCAGTGCCGGTTGTCGGCGGTTTAGGATTTGGAACCCGTGCAGGCGTGAATAACGATGAACTGTGGGCAGGGATTTCCTTGTTATTCCTCACCTTGGGCATCAAATATTACTGGGGCGGCGGCATCTCGTTTATGACCGATGGATCGGCATTGGATAACGAGGCACTTGCACACCTGTCGATTAATGATCCAGAGCAGGGTCCGCGCCTGTTACAGATCGGAACGGGAATCGAGACGCTTGCGACCTCATGGGAGAATGAGGAGCCTGAGCGTTACGAGATTCGGTATACTGCCGTTGGGGACGGCATTGATATGATCGAGGACAGCTCGCAAAATCTCGGCATTGGCGGCATTCGTACGTCCAATGGAGGGAAAACACATGTGATCCCGATGAGCGGAGTGACAGGGGATGCGCTCCTTGAATTAGAGTATTTTACAACAACCAGACCTACCCTGACTCTGAAGCGTGACGACGGAAGCACGTACGATATCGTGTACGGAGAAGCAACCGATCGGAACGCAACCGCGTTTGAACAGATTATCAAAGCACCTAAAGAGGGCGATCTGAAGAGTGACGGTACAACAGTGACCAAAAAAGAAGAGCTTCAGGGCACTGATATCCGTCGGATCTATGTAGCCATTCCACAGGAAGACGCGAAAACGGGAAGCTGGACACTGACGTCCAGTCAATCGGTCAAGTCCAAGCTGATGAACATTCCGGTACTTCCGGAACTGTCTTCGACGGAACTTGCAGTAGATACTCAGGATGCGGACCAATTCACAGCAACTTGGACCGTGGACAACGCTTCGCCTGGAGATACGGTAGATCTGTATCTGTCTTCGGACCGTTTACAGGCAACACCTACACCGGATGAATCCGTTGATCCAGGGATCATGATTGCCAAAGGCATCGAGATTGAAAGTGCCGATATTGGTGCTGACGGTCGTGCATCCGGCGAGATGACCTTTGACGTGAAGCAGATTGCGTACCTCGGCGGAGCAGACCTTCGTGGTTTGCTGCAACAAGGGACATATTATCTGCGTACGGAACTGAAAACGGACATGGCATTCTCTGTCTTATCTTCACAAGAAGGGTATACGCTCGTAGATCCGTTTGCTCCGAACGCCGTGCCAGAAGTGGAAACGAGAAGCATTGGTAACGGGCAGTTCGAGGTCGCATTCCCGGCGATCACGAAAACAGTAGAAGAAGAAGCGGAGGAGTTCACTTATATTCTGACCGCATCGGACGAGCAAGGACATCTGTATGATCCGTTCGGCGAAGAAGGATACAGTGAATCCGACTTGAAAGCTACGCTCAAGGATGGCAAGTATCATGTGACTGTGGGCGGATGGAATGCACTAGGAACGCCTAAGCTGGGTGCTGACGGCAAAGTGCAGCGCAATGCAGACGGCACCATTGCCATGGAGGATAAAGAGGTACGCCATTCCGGACTGGAGCCGGGCAAATCGTATCGTATGGGCGTTACGGTTGCACGCAAACCGGCTTCCGACGAGCAAGCGAATCTTCGTTTATCCACAACGACGTATAGCGGGTCGAAGCTGCTTCCTGCCCCTACAGGGCCAGTGCTTTCGCTCGATAACAAACAAGTGGTCAACAACAAATACGAGGTGGTTACAAGTTCGAAGCAGGTGACCGTGAACGTGGCTTCGAATCAGTCGAACGTTGTTGTAGAGGCTTCGACGGACGATGGTTCCCTCGGCACCACTAACCTTGCAACAATAGACAAGCTGAAGTTCAACTTTGAGGTGGATGGTGTATATGCAGTCCAGCTCAAAGCTCGAAATACTAACACAGGGGATACGTCAGTCACGATGCTGTATGTCACGATTGATACGACGGCTCCGATGATCTATCTGGATTCACCTTTACAAGGCGAACGGGTACAGGGAGGCGTTGCCCTCGTACAGGGTACAACGATGACCGACGCCCAAGTGACAGTTACGGATGCCGATAGTGATCAAGAATTGGCACAGTTCAAACCGGACGAGAACGGAGTCTTTAAACATGAGGTGCCGATTGATGTGAACCGCATGAAGACCCGTCTCCGAATTAAAACCGAGGACGCGGCAGGCAATGTGAACTCTGCCGTTGTCGAGGTGCTGAACGGCGACTTCAAGCTGCCGCGCAGACTGAAACTGGTTATGCCGGATGAACTTGTTGCCGGTGGAGAACAAGCTGCGGTTCAGACTTATGTGGAGTATACGGATGGGACTCGTGAACTCGCAGATAACGATAGCATCACCTACAGTGTGGTTATGGGTGAAGCGAATGCAGCCGTTCAAGATGATGGTCTTCTTGACGGAAAACGTGTTGGAGCTGCTCTAATCCAGGCTGATTATACATGGCAAGGTACCGAGCTTAGCACAACGGATATTGTATCCGTTGTTGCACCGAAGACGGGAGCTGCACCACCGGATTACATGGATACGATTAAAGCATCCACGATCGGAACGGGCAAAAAGGGAGAGACACGTGTCTCGATCAGCGCTGCCGGACACAAAGGCAACATGGTTGGCAGTGAACTGGCATACCGTATCTTCACGGACCAATCGCAAGTGATGCTGCCAACGTTTGAACAGGATATCAGCGGATGGAATACGCTGCCTTCCGATAAAGTCATCAAAGCAAAACCAGGCGAGTGGGTTGTTATCGCCAAACGAACAACGAGTGAGCCAAAACTCACGACAGCATCATCTGCTGCGGTAAAGGTGAATGAGCGGATCTCTTCAAGCGCGGAGCCAAGCGTGCCAAGTTCGGGCGGCAGCAAACCACCCGCATCGAATGTACCTGTTGGTCCGTTGACGGTGGGTGGCGTAGCCATCGATAGTGCCGTTGGAGGTAAAGACATGAAGATACCTCTGGAACTGGATGCAGTGCAGAAGGATGGATTGTTGCTGGTCGATGTTATGCCAGGCGTAAGTGGTCCGACCGTGGTTGCTCATCCTGTGCGAGAAGCGCTGCTTGATGCAGCCGAGCAAGGACAGCGAATTCGTTTGCACGTTGCAGGCCAACTGGAGCAACTACGCTTTGAGCTGGATGCGGATCTGATTAAACAACTCGCTGCCAAAGATATTTCTATGGATCTGGAAAGCGATTGGGGTAGCTACCGTTTGGATTGGAATGCTATCGATCTGAACGCACTCGAAGCAGCTTTCCCGGCGCAAAAGGCCGAGGATATCAAAGTAAGCTTAAATGTAGGTAAACCGGATCAGGCATACGAACGGCTTGCTGCGAAGCTTGCCAGCGAAGGTCGCACGATTCCAAGAGGAACCCCGGTTGCCTTCAACATAACGGCAAGCGACGGTAGCAAGTCAATCGAGATCGATAAGCTTTTGAAAATGACAACCAAAGAACTTTATCTGCCGGTCGGAGAGGACGAGCGCTCCGTATCGACCGTGGTCGTTCTTGAAGCTGACGGCAGCTTGCGGCATGTGCCTACCCGATTCGAAGTGCGGGAAGGTCGGATGGTTGCCATCGCAAGCAGTATGACCAACAGCGTGTACTTGCCGATCCGATATGACGCTTCGTTTAGCGACATGAAGAGTCACTGGGCAAGCGAAGCGGTTCACGATCTGGCATCACGTCTGGTTGTGAATGGCGTGTCATCTACCCGCTATGAGCCTTCGCGTAGCATGACTCGGGCAGAGCTTGCTGCACTGATGGTGAGGGCCTTTGGCCTGAAACCAGACACAGGCGCAAGTTCACCATTCGCAGATGTTAAGGCAGCAGATTGGTACAACGATGTGGTGCAAACGGCAACTGCCTATGGCCTCATGACGGGCTACAGCGGTAATCGTTTCGGTCCACAGGATGCCATGACACGTGAGCAAGTGATGGTCATGCTGATCCGTGCATACGAGATGGCAGGACATACTGCACCAGCTGTGAGTAGTGCAGCTAATAGCCTTGAAGGTTATACCGATACATCAACGTTGTCTGATTGGGCCAAAGACAGTGCCGCGCAAGCGGTGAAACTGGGTCTGATTCAAGGCAAATCGGCAACGACACTTGAGCCAAAAGCTCCGGTAACGCGTGCCGAAATGGCGACGCTTGTCCGCAGATTGCTTGTGGAACTGGATTTGCTGTAA
- a CDS encoding AraC family transcriptional regulator, translating into MPKPKKPVIEYRHYSLPIDFPVLLLSGDRWRISDIKSEHLHFHNHMEIGICYSDGGIMEIKGESVPFRAGDITFIPRYLPHTTYSSPNNASLWAYIFFSPEELFRHSLNTAQTHIEPNLWAIQGTNCILNKEQHPKIHMLATSIVEEMKQQSPYYRESAYGLLMSLYIELLRVHASNESWSAQDQERDLQGDLVISPVLEFITKNYMMPVTIDYLADLCHLSTTHFRRKFHEIMGTTPLDFLNSTRVEEACKRLKSTEASILSISEQVGFRSISSFNRCFAKLMGESPKAWRKGAHTEAQSAKASILEFTGWV; encoded by the coding sequence ATGCCCAAACCGAAGAAACCTGTCATTGAATATCGTCACTACAGTCTGCCCATTGATTTTCCTGTCCTGTTACTCAGTGGAGACCGCTGGAGAATATCCGATATCAAGAGTGAGCATCTTCATTTCCATAACCACATGGAGATTGGCATCTGTTATTCGGATGGAGGCATCATGGAGATTAAGGGGGAATCTGTACCTTTTCGGGCAGGCGACATCACGTTCATTCCTCGCTATCTTCCGCATACCACATACAGCTCGCCTAATAACGCCAGCCTGTGGGCTTATATCTTTTTTTCACCGGAAGAGCTCTTCCGTCATTCGCTCAATACCGCTCAAACTCACATTGAACCGAATTTATGGGCCATTCAGGGAACCAATTGCATTCTGAATAAGGAACAGCATCCCAAAATTCATATGCTCGCAACATCAATCGTAGAAGAAATGAAACAGCAGTCCCCCTACTATCGGGAGAGCGCGTACGGCTTGTTGATGTCTCTATATATCGAACTGCTTCGAGTTCATGCGAGTAACGAGAGCTGGTCAGCGCAGGATCAGGAAAGGGACCTTCAAGGTGACTTGGTCATCTCACCCGTGCTGGAGTTTATCACCAAAAATTATATGATGCCCGTGACCATCGATTACCTCGCTGATCTGTGTCATCTGAGTACAACGCATTTTCGCCGCAAGTTCCATGAAATTATGGGAACCACACCGCTCGATTTTCTGAATAGTACACGGGTCGAAGAGGCATGCAAGCGGTTGAAAAGCACGGAGGCGTCCATTCTGTCTATCTCTGAGCAGGTCGGTTTCCGATCCATCTCCAGCTTTAACCGCTGCTTCGCCAAACTGATGGGAGAATCGCCCAAAGCCTGGCGCAAAGGGGCTCATACAGAAGCACAGTCTGCAAAAGCGTCGATATTGGAATTTACGGGGTGGGTATGA
- a CDS encoding glycoside hydrolase family 88 protein, with protein MLQVKYDREQILNVIESVTKKTLDMDLTWDWPGGVAYYGVSRAYQTTGNQEILDRLVKWADEYIELGLPSWTVNTCAMGHVLITLYEETGDQKYWDIVLSKVDYLQNHALRFGDNVLQHTVSVSNDFPEQAWADTLFMAAFFLLRVGSKLKDEAMIQDALNQYYWHIKYLQDPTSSLWYHGYNNINKDHMSGFYWGRANAWGAYTMSQVKPQLNDWYLYPQCMDVECALRDQLAALKLVQTENGLWRTVLNDEESYEEVSASAGIAAAMINNGNPLHTKYVQKALEGILSNISEDGRVLGVSGGTAVMKDRDGYRNIPKDWIQGWGQGLALAFLSDMLR; from the coding sequence ATGCTTCAAGTGAAATATGACAGAGAACAGATTCTAAACGTAATCGAGAGCGTTACCAAGAAAACACTGGATATGGATCTGACATGGGATTGGCCCGGCGGTGTGGCTTATTATGGCGTATCCAGAGCCTATCAAACGACAGGCAACCAAGAGATTCTGGACAGGCTGGTGAAATGGGCGGACGAATATATCGAGCTGGGTCTACCGAGCTGGACGGTAAATACTTGTGCCATGGGTCATGTGCTCATCACTTTATATGAAGAAACCGGTGATCAGAAGTATTGGGATATTGTCCTCAGCAAAGTCGATTATCTCCAGAACCATGCGCTTCGCTTTGGAGACAATGTGCTTCAGCATACGGTATCCGTTTCCAATGATTTTCCGGAACAGGCTTGGGCGGACACCTTGTTTATGGCGGCATTTTTCCTGCTCCGCGTAGGTAGCAAATTAAAAGATGAGGCCATGATTCAGGATGCGCTGAATCAGTATTACTGGCATATCAAATACCTTCAAGATCCGACCAGCAGTCTGTGGTATCACGGTTATAACAATATCAACAAGGATCACATGTCCGGCTTTTACTGGGGAAGAGCAAATGCTTGGGGAGCCTATACGATGTCTCAAGTGAAACCGCAATTGAACGACTGGTATTTGTATCCGCAGTGTATGGATGTAGAATGTGCTCTTCGCGATCAATTGGCGGCTCTCAAGCTGGTGCAGACCGAGAACGGCTTGTGGCGTACGGTTTTGAATGACGAAGAATCGTATGAAGAGGTGTCAGCTTCCGCTGGTATTGCAGCAGCCATGATCAATAATGGCAATCCACTGCATACCAAATATGTGCAAAAGGCACTCGAAGGCATCCTGAGCAACATTAGCGAAGATGGGCGTGTGCTTGGTGTATCTGGCGGTACGGCGGTCATGAAGGATCGGGATGGTTATCGCAATATTCCAAAAGACTGGATTCAGGGCTGGGGTCAGGGCCTGGCACTCGCTTTTCTGTCCGATATGTTGAGATAG